Proteins from one Nicotiana tabacum cultivar K326 chromosome 23, ASM71507v2, whole genome shotgun sequence genomic window:
- the LOC107770418 gene encoding uncharacterized protein LOC107770418 isoform X1, translated as MNGLVIDENQRRVGKKENGNSWKCAYGYAQHRRCKSASDKNVAVSKGGDRQSVRKELNEPPVLLPSARSCKASPLHEFSKIISREAVPDHRVSLEKDIEQLQMRLQQEKSMRMVLERAMGRASSTLSPGHRHFAAQTKELIAEIELLEEEVANREQHVLSLYRSIFEECISRPSSEQSSVMTSPAHNKAESRKHPSIISSAFCSSKKFPLRTFQDLAAINELGKRNLSQSKSRHASFYNSKANAHIQKSCSGHAKEQTSMEKAPLSRSLKDHLYQCPSKLSEEMVRCMAAVYCWLRSTDQSTSTEEKRSPLSSRSSTNVIIPKHDIKEDRDWFCKSTIEISWIATDKNKFSRASYAISNYRVLVEQLERTNISQMETNAKMAFWINLYNSLVIHAYLAYGIPQNSLRRLALFHKAAYNVGGQIISANAIEQSIFGLRTHRIGRWLESILSTALRKRSGEEKQLISSKFALQEFQPLVLFSLCTGAFSDPMLKVYTALNIVEELEAAKKEFLQANIVVKKSKRVFLPKVLERYAKEASIPADDLLNWVMENVEKKLRDSIQKCIDGRTNKKSSQIIEWLPYSSRFQYVISKDFTEKPWWA; from the exons ATGAATGGTTTAGTGATAGATGAAAATCAGAGAAGAGTTGGTAAGAAAGAAAATGGCAATTCTTGGAAATGTGCATATGGTTATGCCCAACATAGGCGTTGTAAAAG TGCTTCCGACAAAAACGTTGCTGTATCGAAAGGCGGAGACAGACAATCCGTAAGAAAAGAGTTGAATGAACCACCT GTTTTGCTACCTTCAGCAAGGAGTTGTAAAGCAAGTCCATTACATGAATTCTCCAAAATTATTAGCAGAGAGGCAGTTCCAGACCACAGAGTCTCCTTGGAAAAAGAT ATCGAGCAGTTACAAATGCGTTTGCAGCAAGAAAAGTCGATGCGTATGGTGCTTGAGAGGGCAATGGGACGAGCTTCTAGCACCCTCTCTCCTGGACATAGGCATTTTGCTGCTCAG ACAAAAGAATTGATAGCTGAGATTGAATTACTTGAAGAAGAGGTTGCAAACCGTGAGCAGCATGTCCTTTCGCTGTACAGGAGCATTTTTGAAGAATGCATTAGCCGGCCTTCTTCTGAGCAAAGTTCGGTCATGACTTCTCCAGCACATAATAAAGCTGAGTCAAGAAAACACCCAAGTATAATATCAAGTGCCTTTTGCTCATCCAAAAAGTTTCCTTTGCGGACATTCCAAGATCTTGCTGCCATAAATGAATTGGGAAAGAGAAACTTGTCGCAGTCAAAATCAAGACATGCTTCATTTTATAATAGTAAAGCTAATGCACACATTCAGAAAAGTTGTTCAGGTCATGCTAAG GAGCAAACATCAATGGAGAAAGCTCCTCTGTCCCGAAGTCTTAAAGACCATCTTTACCAGTGCCCCAGTAAGTTGTCTGAGGAAATGGTAAGGTGTATGGCTGCAGTATACTGTTGGCTCCGTAGTACAGATCAATCGACAAGTACTGAAGAAAAGCGATCACCTTTGTCATCAAGGTCATCCACTAATGTGATAATTCCAAAGCATGATATTAAAGAGGACAGAGATTGGTTTTGCAAATCCACTATTGAAATATCTTGGATAGCAACAGACAAGAATAAATTCTCTCGCGCATCTTACGCCATCAGCAACTACAG AGTtttggtggagcaattggaaagAACAAATATCAGTCAGATGGAAACCAATGCCAAGATGGCATTCTGGATCAACTTGTACAATTCCTTAGTCATACAT GCATATCTGGCATATGGGATACCACAGAACTCCCTTAGGAGATTGGCATTGTTTCACAAG GCTGCTTACAATGTTGGTGGCCAGATCATAAGTGCCAATGCCATTGAACAGTCGATTTTTGGCCTGCGTACACATCGGATTGGACGG TGGTTAGAGTCCATTCTGTCAACTGCTTTACGGAAAAGATCGGGAGAAGAAAAGCAACTCATCAGTTCAAAATTCGCCCTTCAAGAGTTCCAGCCccttgttttgttttctctttgcaCTGGCGCTTTTTCCGATCCCATG CTGAAAGTGTACACAGCCTTAAATATTGTGGAGGAGTTGGAAGCAGCAAAGAAAGAGTTTCTACAGGCTAATATTGTCGTAAAGAAGTCAAAAAGAGTATTCTTGCCTAAGGTTCTCGAAAGATACGCGAAGGAAGCTAGTATTCCAGCGGATGATCTTCTTAACTGGGTTATGGAAAACGTTGAAAAGAAGCTTCGCGATTCCATTCAGAAATGTATTGACGGACGAACCAATAAAAAGTCGTCTCAGATAATTGAATGGCTACCTTACTCTTCAAGATTCCAATATGTTATTTCAAAAGATTTTACAGAGAAACCTTGGTGGGCATAG
- the LOC107770418 gene encoding uncharacterized protein LOC107770418 isoform X3 yields the protein MNGLVIDENQRRVGKKENGNSWKCAYGYAQHRRCKSASDKNVAVSKGGDRQSVRKELNEPPVLLPSARSCKASPLHEFSKIISREAVPDHRVSLEKDIEQLQMRLQQEKSMRMVLERAMGRASSTLSPGHRHFAAQTKELIAEIELLEEEVANREQHVLSLYRSIFEECISRPSSEQSSVMTSPAHNKAESRKHPSIISSAFCSSKKFPLRTFQDLAAINELGKRNLSQSKSRHASFYNSKANAHIQKSCSGHAKEQTSMEKAPLSRSLKDHLYQCPSKLSEEMVRCMAAVYCWLRSTDQSTSTEEKRSPLSSRSSTNVIIPKHDIKEDRDWFCKSTIEISWIATDKNKFSRASYAISNYRVLVEQLERTNISQMETNAKMAFWINLYNSLVIHAYLAYGIPQNSLRRLALFHKAAYNVGGQIISANAIEQSIFGLRTHRIGRWLESILSTALRKRSGEEKQLISSKFALQEFQPLVLFSLCTGAFSDPMI from the exons ATGAATGGTTTAGTGATAGATGAAAATCAGAGAAGAGTTGGTAAGAAAGAAAATGGCAATTCTTGGAAATGTGCATATGGTTATGCCCAACATAGGCGTTGTAAAAG TGCTTCCGACAAAAACGTTGCTGTATCGAAAGGCGGAGACAGACAATCCGTAAGAAAAGAGTTGAATGAACCACCT GTTTTGCTACCTTCAGCAAGGAGTTGTAAAGCAAGTCCATTACATGAATTCTCCAAAATTATTAGCAGAGAGGCAGTTCCAGACCACAGAGTCTCCTTGGAAAAAGAT ATCGAGCAGTTACAAATGCGTTTGCAGCAAGAAAAGTCGATGCGTATGGTGCTTGAGAGGGCAATGGGACGAGCTTCTAGCACCCTCTCTCCTGGACATAGGCATTTTGCTGCTCAG ACAAAAGAATTGATAGCTGAGATTGAATTACTTGAAGAAGAGGTTGCAAACCGTGAGCAGCATGTCCTTTCGCTGTACAGGAGCATTTTTGAAGAATGCATTAGCCGGCCTTCTTCTGAGCAAAGTTCGGTCATGACTTCTCCAGCACATAATAAAGCTGAGTCAAGAAAACACCCAAGTATAATATCAAGTGCCTTTTGCTCATCCAAAAAGTTTCCTTTGCGGACATTCCAAGATCTTGCTGCCATAAATGAATTGGGAAAGAGAAACTTGTCGCAGTCAAAATCAAGACATGCTTCATTTTATAATAGTAAAGCTAATGCACACATTCAGAAAAGTTGTTCAGGTCATGCTAAG GAGCAAACATCAATGGAGAAAGCTCCTCTGTCCCGAAGTCTTAAAGACCATCTTTACCAGTGCCCCAGTAAGTTGTCTGAGGAAATGGTAAGGTGTATGGCTGCAGTATACTGTTGGCTCCGTAGTACAGATCAATCGACAAGTACTGAAGAAAAGCGATCACCTTTGTCATCAAGGTCATCCACTAATGTGATAATTCCAAAGCATGATATTAAAGAGGACAGAGATTGGTTTTGCAAATCCACTATTGAAATATCTTGGATAGCAACAGACAAGAATAAATTCTCTCGCGCATCTTACGCCATCAGCAACTACAG AGTtttggtggagcaattggaaagAACAAATATCAGTCAGATGGAAACCAATGCCAAGATGGCATTCTGGATCAACTTGTACAATTCCTTAGTCATACAT GCATATCTGGCATATGGGATACCACAGAACTCCCTTAGGAGATTGGCATTGTTTCACAAG GCTGCTTACAATGTTGGTGGCCAGATCATAAGTGCCAATGCCATTGAACAGTCGATTTTTGGCCTGCGTACACATCGGATTGGACGG TGGTTAGAGTCCATTCTGTCAACTGCTTTACGGAAAAGATCGGGAGAAGAAAAGCAACTCATCAGTTCAAAATTCGCCCTTCAAGAGTTCCAGCCccttgttttgttttctctttgcaCTGGCGCTTTTTCCGATCCCATG ATTTGA
- the LOC107770418 gene encoding uncharacterized protein LOC107770418 isoform X2, with translation MRLQQEKSMRMVLERAMGRASSTLSPGHRHFAAQTKELIAEIELLEEEVANREQHVLSLYRSIFEECISRPSSEQSSVMTSPAHNKAESRKHPSIISSAFCSSKKFPLRTFQDLAAINELGKRNLSQSKSRHASFYNSKANAHIQKSCSGHAKEQTSMEKAPLSRSLKDHLYQCPSKLSEEMVRCMAAVYCWLRSTDQSTSTEEKRSPLSSRSSTNVIIPKHDIKEDRDWFCKSTIEISWIATDKNKFSRASYAISNYRVLVEQLERTNISQMETNAKMAFWINLYNSLVIHAYLAYGIPQNSLRRLALFHKAAYNVGGQIISANAIEQSIFGLRTHRIGRWLESILSTALRKRSGEEKQLISSKFALQEFQPLVLFSLCTGAFSDPMLKVYTALNIVEELEAAKKEFLQANIVVKKSKRVFLPKVLERYAKEASIPADDLLNWVMENVEKKLRDSIQKCIDGRTNKKSSQIIEWLPYSSRFQYVISKDFTEKPWWA, from the exons ATGCGTTTGCAGCAAGAAAAGTCGATGCGTATGGTGCTTGAGAGGGCAATGGGACGAGCTTCTAGCACCCTCTCTCCTGGACATAGGCATTTTGCTGCTCAG ACAAAAGAATTGATAGCTGAGATTGAATTACTTGAAGAAGAGGTTGCAAACCGTGAGCAGCATGTCCTTTCGCTGTACAGGAGCATTTTTGAAGAATGCATTAGCCGGCCTTCTTCTGAGCAAAGTTCGGTCATGACTTCTCCAGCACATAATAAAGCTGAGTCAAGAAAACACCCAAGTATAATATCAAGTGCCTTTTGCTCATCCAAAAAGTTTCCTTTGCGGACATTCCAAGATCTTGCTGCCATAAATGAATTGGGAAAGAGAAACTTGTCGCAGTCAAAATCAAGACATGCTTCATTTTATAATAGTAAAGCTAATGCACACATTCAGAAAAGTTGTTCAGGTCATGCTAAG GAGCAAACATCAATGGAGAAAGCTCCTCTGTCCCGAAGTCTTAAAGACCATCTTTACCAGTGCCCCAGTAAGTTGTCTGAGGAAATGGTAAGGTGTATGGCTGCAGTATACTGTTGGCTCCGTAGTACAGATCAATCGACAAGTACTGAAGAAAAGCGATCACCTTTGTCATCAAGGTCATCCACTAATGTGATAATTCCAAAGCATGATATTAAAGAGGACAGAGATTGGTTTTGCAAATCCACTATTGAAATATCTTGGATAGCAACAGACAAGAATAAATTCTCTCGCGCATCTTACGCCATCAGCAACTACAG AGTtttggtggagcaattggaaagAACAAATATCAGTCAGATGGAAACCAATGCCAAGATGGCATTCTGGATCAACTTGTACAATTCCTTAGTCATACAT GCATATCTGGCATATGGGATACCACAGAACTCCCTTAGGAGATTGGCATTGTTTCACAAG GCTGCTTACAATGTTGGTGGCCAGATCATAAGTGCCAATGCCATTGAACAGTCGATTTTTGGCCTGCGTACACATCGGATTGGACGG TGGTTAGAGTCCATTCTGTCAACTGCTTTACGGAAAAGATCGGGAGAAGAAAAGCAACTCATCAGTTCAAAATTCGCCCTTCAAGAGTTCCAGCCccttgttttgttttctctttgcaCTGGCGCTTTTTCCGATCCCATG CTGAAAGTGTACACAGCCTTAAATATTGTGGAGGAGTTGGAAGCAGCAAAGAAAGAGTTTCTACAGGCTAATATTGTCGTAAAGAAGTCAAAAAGAGTATTCTTGCCTAAGGTTCTCGAAAGATACGCGAAGGAAGCTAGTATTCCAGCGGATGATCTTCTTAACTGGGTTATGGAAAACGTTGAAAAGAAGCTTCGCGATTCCATTCAGAAATGTATTGACGGACGAACCAATAAAAAGTCGTCTCAGATAATTGAATGGCTACCTTACTCTTCAAGATTCCAATATGTTATTTCAAAAGATTTTACAGAGAAACCTTGGTGGGCATAG